A single genomic interval of Aedes aegypti strain LVP_AGWG chromosome 1, AaegL5.0 Primary Assembly, whole genome shotgun sequence harbors:
- the LOC110681488 gene encoding uncharacterized protein LOC110681488, with product MSLKSDEVFAKIAKRLESIDPANRQVEHVYKFRITQGGKVVKNWVMDLKNVKLVESDDAAEATLTMEDDIMFAIGTGALPAKEAMAQDKMEVDGQVELIFLLEPFIASLK from the coding sequence ATGTCTCTGAAGTCCGACGAAGTTTTCGCCAAGATCGCTAAGCGTCTGGAGAGCATCGACCCCGCCAACCGTCAGGTCGAGCACGTGTACAAGTTCAGAATCACCCAGGGTGGCAAGGTTGTCAAGAACTGGGTTATGGATCTGAAGAACGTCAAGCTGGTCGAGTCCGATGATGCCGCCGAGGCCACCCTGACCATGGAGGATGACATCATGTTCGCCATCGGAACCGGTGCCCTGCCCGCCAAGGAAGCCATGGCCCAGGACAAGATGGAAGTCGATGGACAAGTTGAGCTGATCTTCCTGCTGGAGCCATTCATTGCCTCGCTGAAGTAA